A window from Neodiprion fabricii isolate iyNeoFabr1 chromosome 2, iyNeoFabr1.1, whole genome shotgun sequence encodes these proteins:
- the LOC124175760 gene encoding uncharacterized protein LOC124175760: MPNCCIKACKNWSGNTKNKHISFHVFPKKYELRKKWIDSCGSEKINIANARVCSVHFEESCFDIRSEFLHENYALSTRRRLRGDALPTKFLTESTGVSKRRAAVVQNVSSAWKDSAKKRRVSLEFVTIDKENYASTSISHASSTTSNNNNKVEDNCSTPSTSTRNKNFLKSDEIHEISAKPACVTSDYAQRASYKSDRSDGVQTLNCENSKCQHLERYQSCIEENIKLQEEIKKLNRQLCNQEKDIEEQVRDKILQLLDPIFTPGQIKRLLRPNQTKVMWSLEDIASAIEFHSISSKGYKYLLKKNFPLPGLSTLRKWAAKIDLSEEVLDVHEEIST, translated from the exons atgCCGAATTGTTGCATTAAAGCGTGTAAAAATTGGAGTGGAAATACGAAGAACAAACACATTTCGTTTCATGtgtttccaaaaaaatatgaattacgaaaaaagtGGATCGACAGCTGTGGGAGTGAGAAGATCAACATCGCAAACG CTCGTGTCTGCTCTGTTCATTTTGAGGAAAGTTGTTTCGACATAAGGTCGGAATTTTTGCACGAAAATTATGCTTTATCAACTAGAAGGAGGTTACGTGGAGATGCATTGCCTACTAAGTTTTTAACAGAATCGACTGGGGTCAG TAAACGTAGGGCAGCTGTTGTGCAGAATGTATCCAGTGCCTGGAAGGAttcagcaaaaaaaagaagggtGTCCCTGGAATTTGTCACAATCGACAAAGAGAATTATGCCTCTACGTCAATATCTCATGCTAGCTCAACTaccagtaataataataataaagtcgAAGACAATTGTTCAACGCCAAGCACTTCGACaaggaacaaaaattttttgaaaagtgatGAGATCCATGAAATTTCAGCTAAACCTGCATGTGTAACATCAGACTATGCACAACGTGCATCATACAAAAGTGACAG ATCTGATGGAGTACAAACTTTGAACTGTGAAAACAGTAAATGTCAACATCTCGAAAG ATATCAAAGTTGCATCGAAGAGAATATTAAGCTgcaagaagaaataaaaaaattgaatcgccAACTCTGCAATCAAGAGAAAGATATTGAAGAACAAGTGAGAgataaaattcttcaattgCTTGATCCAATCTTCACTCCTGGGCAGATCAAAAGACTTTTGCGTCCAAATCAAACAAAAGTGATGTGGTCGCTTGAAGATATAGCCTCCGCTATCGAATTTCATTCCATCAGTTCAAAAGGATACAAGTatttgttgaagaaaaattttcctctacCTGGATTGTCAACATTGAGGAAATGGGCGGCTAAAATTGATCTGAGTGAAGAAGTACTTGACGTTCATGAAGAAATAAGTACATGA